CTCAGAGCCCAGGTATCCGCAGAAGAAATCTGCAGAGCAGCAACCTGGTCTTCGCTTTGTACATTTGCAAAACATTATAAGTTTGATACCTACTCCAGAGAGCTGGCCAGTTTCGGTCACTCCATTCTGGATGCGGCTACTTCCATTAAATAATTCTGCATTTACGTTTGGGAGTATGGTTTTATTTTCCCACCCTGCATTTATAAGCTTGTTAAGtccctttgtgtgcccactgccatgtgaaaggaacaggaaaacagaaaatcatatcatacttaccgagattttcgtttcctggactgtaacatggcagtgggcaggggctTCCCTCCCATGGGTATTTTTACTCAGTCATTAAGAATGGGCGCCAAGGCGGGGGGAGTTCCTTTTATTACGTCATTTCCTGTACCTTCCTCACGGCAGggggattaaccctttgtgtgcccactgccatgttacagtccaggaaacaaaaatctcggtaagtatgatatgattttctgttttctaaTGGCCATTACTTCAGCAAAGAGGATTGAAGAACTACAGACCTTGTCTGTCAAAGAACAATACCTTTTATTTCTTCCAGATTGAGTGATCCTGAAACACATTCTCCTCGTAGGCTGTTAGCCAATGTTTCTATGCACATCTGCAGAGCTGCAACTGAGAGTACTCCTAACACCTTCATACGGCATAATAAGGTGGATAGTATAACCTCTCAGGAATCTTCCTATGGCAGAGATTCTCTCCAGGTGTAGCCTAAAAAACCCACTAGTTGCTTTTTCTCTAGGTTGCTTCCTTGCTGTATTGGACTTAAGGGAATGAATAAACTTAGACTATTGTTTAAAGAAATGGTTCCTAGTTGAGAACTAAACCTAGTTCTGAACAGCTTTTGTGGTCCTCCATTTGGAACACTAGAATAGATGGATATTTAGCTCCTGTCATTGTTTGTAACCTTCCTGTTGGCAATCACTTCAGCCAGAAGGGTGTCAGAACTTTATCTAAAAGAAGTCTTACATCTTTTTATTTGTAAGACACAATATTGTAGAAGGAGAACGGCTTGAACAGAAGAAGAAAGGAAGCTTCAATCTTTGGATGGGGCCAGAAgtcttaaatattatttattgagaATGAAGTATTTTAGGaagaatgtttcttttttttttttttgaaggacaAAAATGGCTTAAacaaacagtaacaccataaaattagtgttttaaagttataaaaatataatgtaatgtcattcctcccaacattttggaaataaaaagatggacGAAAAGGATTTTTTGACCACGtacatttttttgtggccacacacccgaattacatgtccattttacaatttcaaatttggcaggttatataaatttcaacacatttctgtggttatgtgttattacagttttgctcatGAAGTTGGATTgatatggtcatgggaaaacatattttttttcaaaatacatcagtaaatagtgctactccagcagacttctggactgaaatccatttctcaaacattttttaatattcaattttgaaatatgacatggggctagacatagtcagtttcccagctgcctcagtcatgtgacttgggcctgcactttaggatgtaactACTTTTTGGCAgcctgttatttctcctacttaaagggatactgtcatgggaaaaaaattttttttcaaaataaatcagttagtagtgctgctccagcagaattctgcactgaaatccatttctcaaaagagcaaacagatttttttatattcaattttgaaatctgacatggggctagacattttgtcaatttcccagatgccccatgtcatgtgacttgtgcctgcactttaggagagaaatgctttctggcaggctgttgttttttcttctcaatgtaactgaatgtgtctcagtgggacatgggtttttactattgagtgttgttcttagatctaccaggcagctgttatcttgtgttagggagctgctatctggttaccttcccattgttctgttgtttggctgctggggggggggaagggagggggtgatatcactccaacttgcagtacagcagtaaagagtgattgaagtttatcagagcccaagtcacatgacttggggcagctgggaaattgacaaaatgtctagccccatgtcagatttcaaaattgaatataaaaaaatctgtttgctcttttgagaaatagatttcagtgcagaattctgctggagcagcactattaactgattcattttggaaaaaaagtttttttcccatgacagtatccctttaatgtaactgaatcagtctcagtggaacttgacttttactattgagtgttgttcttagatctaccagggagctgttatctggttaccttcccattgttctgttaggctgcagggggaaagggaggggggtgatatcactccaactttcagtacagcagtaaagagtgaatgaagtttatcagagcacaagacacatgactgggggaagctgggaaacagacaatatgtatagccatgtcagatttcaaaattgaatatacaaaaaatctgtttgctctttttaaaaatgaatttcagtgcagaattccactggagcagcactattaactgatgcattttgaaaaacatgttttcccatgacagtatcccttgaagcaGTTtgcccaaaagacctgcttatcttaaattgttacaaaagtatctattctgggctctctgccaagagcgaATTAAGTTAGaatctatttctggctgttcagtgcaggagatcaaagagagacATTTCAGAACAAAaccgggactgcaggctgagctgtcacaatagggactgtcccacaaaaaaaaaaacaggacagttgggaggtatgtgttgtgttgcactggtaaaaccagtGTTTTTGCATCAGccacactattatagtttatttaaacaagctgctgtgtagccatgggagcagccatacaaaactgaaaaaggagaaggcacaggatacacagcagataacagattagctctATAGTATACTATGGGATTCTTAAATTTGCGCTTCAATGGCTGCcatggcgttactgttcctttaaggcttctaAAATCACAATTGCCAGATGGATGTGAGACAGTATACAGTTATACTCATTAGGGCTTCTCAAGAGGCTTCCGTATCTAATGGTGCTGCCACACAGGATGCTAAAGAATGATGGAATATGGGAATATGCTCTTACTGTATGTTTCTCTTTGCTTTGGATCCAAGCACCAGCACAGGAACCTTCCAGAAgtaaatttattttttgcaatattaTGTTACTTATTACAATATGGCTTGGGGCGATTGCACGTTTGGTTTCCTTACTGTGTGGTTTTGACTTTAGGCAGACAGTTTTATACAATCCAGCTTGCAAAGCGACACGGCTCCCCTTTATATGCAGTGAGCACACCCTCATGCATCTGTTGAAGTGCAGATGGGCTAGGTACCTGAGGCTGCAGCATGAATACTCGGATAATGAAGGGGATACACAGATGATATGGTAGGGTACAGGGACCCCCTAGTTTTTACTTCAAGCAAATCCCCAGGTGATCTAGGATTGTGTGTGCATGGGCAGATCTGACTCTGGTCAATATATAACTGGATTAGAGGTCATTAAACGTGTTGGTTGTAAGGATACCAGATCACGTGTAAAGAATGGACCTTTCTAGAAACTACAGCTGGATGGGGCACACCGattgcttttaattgcaataGTGTAAAGGTTAGGGCTACCCCGACTGTTATGAAccctgaaattaacttttagtatttcatTGATTTGTGCTGTCCATGATCTTCCACATTTAGACCTGATTATAAAACAATGTGATCAGTCTATGGCCATCAGGGACATGCATGTTTGAATTATTAAAGCAGACTGGTACCCCAcacttagggaggaactccacgatgcgttTGGTGCCATGTGACGTGCCTGAGATTTGCAGAAGAAAAAGCCCAATTGCGCGCGCATAACTTCAGCCTTTTCTCATACAAAGGACATCCTGCTAAGCGCGACTGTTCCCTGTCGCATTAAGTAAGCAGTAAGGGCCATGCAACTTTACACACACCACATAGCAAAGTGCCAAGTAGGCAGTGAATCAAAGCACAAGGTAGGTAACAGTTCCATATTTATTCCACACTTCAGTTAGACAAGTATGCCGTATTGCTTCAGAACATCTGTGTATTTGGAGATTTTACTCTCAACGTTCTTTTCTGCTTGTTTTCGGAGTTTCTGGAAAGGTAACAAATGAAAATGGTTAAACTGAACTGTTACATGCAAAAACTTATGTTCCCTAGAGACTACAAAGCTGCAGCTCCCACCAGACAAGTTGCCTCATACTCACCACAATGATCTTCTTTTTGTTATAATGAAGTTTGGCCTTGACCTTTCTCTTCTCCTCCAAGGTTGCAGTCACTGCCTGGTATTTCCAGCCAACTTCATGGGCAAGGCGGCCAAGGAAAGCAAACTAtgataaaaccaaattaaaactgGGCTGGAGTAAACTACCGTCTGGAACATATCACCATTATTTGCCCACCAATGACCAAGACCAGGGTTTCCCCTCCTGTTGGGCAGGCGTGGTGCTTATGGGCTACTCAGAACCCCACAGGCTGAGATGACATTCAAGGATCTTGGCACTAAGCGGTAAGAAACCAAGATAAGATGCAGAATAAAGGTGGGTACTCTTCACCATACCGTCTCCACTAACCTTTCTTGTTGGCTTCAGGCGCACAATCTTCAGGGCAGCAGGCACCACCATACGTTTCCTCTGTTAAAAACAATAAGAATAATCAGACACCAGTACAGTACAAAGTGGTGAGTGTCACTGGTTTGATTTATATTGGCACCTTGTCATAGGGAGGTGGGATTCCATCAAACACCTTCAGTCGCTCCAGAGCAGCCTGGCCTCTCTTTGTCTTATGTGGCAGCATTCCTAATGCAGAAAAACAGAATACACAATTAGCCAATAAGACTCATTGCAAATACACATCCAGCATGCCCTCTGCATACTCACACAGCCAGTACATGTAAGTATGAAGAGTGATGCTGGGAAACACCACTGAGACTACTTACTATGTATTCTATGGCAAGTTACTGCATTTTGAACTGAcccacagaatatacagtatatgcaagtaATCAGTTAACAGAAACTTATATTAGCAAAGGTCCTACTTTATACCAGCTACAAAGTTTAAGGCAGCACAGCCCGAGCTTTGCCATCATTTGCTGTATGCAATATACAGACAAGGAGGGCACTTATCTGTAGTAGAATGCATAGTTTGGTTGCTAAGAGCCCAGTTAACAGTTTATGGCAGTGGTTATCAGACTTTCAGTTAAAGCCCACCTTGGAAGTGCAAACCTTGGCTCTTGAGCACCTCTTCACTCACAGTAGGAAAAAATACAGTACCAGCCATAGGTCAAATATTGAGGACAGCAAAGGCTTACCCTACCCTAGGAATTTAGAGTATGACCCTGGGGAGGTGGGGAATTATGTCCCATAATTTGGAGTACTACTCTTGGCCCTGGCCACGTGATATTGGCAGATCagctttatttttataatcaGAAAAGCATAAGAAACAAGCTACcagacattacaaaaaaaaaaaaaaaaaaaaaaaaaaaaatcaatttgccaGCAGTACATCAACTACAGAGAAAGCCAAATAGAGCTCAGTTAATATGCACATACCTCTTACAGTCCTCCAGAAGATGCGGCTGGGTGCTCTGAAATGGTATGGCCCCCGCGATGGGTTGGTGTTCATACGCTTGCGCAGGAAAGCAAGGTACTTGactgttagagagagagagagagactcgtTACCACAATGACTGGATAAAACCTAAAGAAACTTTTTCAAGCTTTAGGTTTCCCTTTCATCTGTGCATTACATTTAGTTAGATGGAAATGCGAGCACAGGTAAGAAAGCAATGAATGAGCTGAGGACATGTGCAAGGAGAGCAAAGCACCCCTTCTATATAGGCAAGCTGTAGGGGAGAGATTACATGCATTATAGGAGTTCTACAGGGCCATGGGGAAGGTCACAGATTCTGAAAATTCATGGCACAACAGACAATTCTCTCATACAGGAACCCCATGGCTGTATAATTACAACTCCAACAGCTGAGCTCATTCAGGGCTAGTGAGAATTTTTGACTTTTAGGAGAACACGTCTACGTATGAGTGTCAGGTTTAAGAAAATTCAGAACTTACGCTTGTTGCGGTAGAAGTTGCCAGAGATATTTATGCCTTCGCAGCGAACCACCACCACTTTGCGGCCTGAAAGAAACACAGAATTAGAATGCAAACCCAAACAACCCATCTTATAGCAGGTAGGTACCTCACATACAACGTACTCAGGTCTCAGATGGTAGTGCATGTAAGTTGTCTCATTGGCTTTAAACTCGAACAAAACCAATCATCACGGACCTTTACAAATAAAACCAGGACTTCACACTCACCCAGCAGAACCTGCTTGGCAACAATAGCAGCAAGTCGACCAAGGAGATGCCCTCTGCCATCAATGATCAAAACCTGAAGAAGCAAGCAGAATGTAAGTCTGGGGACTGGAAGGCTTGGGGCATCGCTGGTTCCTCCTGTCAGCGAGTCTCAGATGGTAGTGCATGTTGAGTGGTTTCATAGCGAAACTCAAAAGAACTGGTCTCATCATAGACATCGCTGTTAACCGGGAAGAACTGTCATTGGCAACAGTATGATCCAGCCAGGGACAATCTGAGAACGTGCAGCAGATCTGTGTAACCTCTGGACACTTACAGTGGTAGGAAGGTGGCTTTCCTGGTGTCCCAAGAGTAACTATGGTAGAAAGGTGGCTTTACCCCAAACACTAATAGTAATTATGGTAGGAGTGTGGCATCAGGAGCAATAAGTTAATATTGGGGAGTTGCAGAGAACAGGAAGACATACCCCGTAGAAAAGACACTTACCTGTCTTGCAGATTTGAAACCCCCAGCGCTCTTGTGCAATCCAGGGAGGCTAATCTTGGCAATGTCACGCATGAGCTTCTTATTCTGCAAAGGGAATATGTAATTTATCAAACGTCACCCAATATATAGCACCTTACTCAATTCTAAAACACCCTGCTCATTATATAAACACGCAGACACTGATATCCCTCACTATATAGATTAGTTCTGATCATATGTGTGGGGATATTTACAGTCATTTATAGAGGCAGCATCAGTTGGGGTGCAGTCAGGGCAGCCCTGGACACAATGTTGTATTAGGGATAATATGAGATAGTGGCACAAACAGCCACAGCTAAGTCTCCATGGAACGGTTCTGGGACAAGTACTAGAACTAAATGTCAATAATAAACACCCCTCTAAAATTAAGGTTACCCATTTTGGACAGATAGATGCAGCAGGATTAATCCAACTCTCACTAATGCGACAGATTAAAGAAAGACGGGGTGTCAGTTGGACCAAACACTTGAACTGTGATCCCCAGGCGCTTGTCAAAAGGCCAGCCAATCCCGCATCATTAGTAGCATGAAGTCCGCAGCCTCAAATCAATATAAACTTTGCCTCATGTCCGGCTGTTTCGGTACCTGCCTATTGACACCGGGCAATGGTCAACTCCCAACTCGAATCTCCTCTCAGAGAAGCCATAACTGAAGTTATTTCCGCTTTTTCCAAGAAGACAGGATTGCGCGCAGAGATTGGTCGGAATTGCCGTTCCATGGCCTCCACCAGGGCAGTTCCAAATCCGAGGCCGGGGGTGATCGCAGAACACGTGCGAACAAGCAACCAAGAGCTCCATTTCGCTTCCCCGATACCTCTTCACGAACCGCTCCCTGACCTTACTGTCCCATTCGCTCGCCTGCTCCTCCAGCCCCCCTGAGGCCACCAAACCTCCACTCTAACAGGAGCTACTCACCTCAGCGCCCGCCATCTTTGCCTGCTGGATGGGAAAGGGCTGCAAGGAAGCTACGGGGACGCCTTAACCGCGCGATAGACAGGGGCGGAAGTGACATCCTGTTCTTGGCAAGGTACTGGTAGAGGTAGGTAAGAAGCTGGAGCGGGTGCCATCTTTACTGTGGGCAGTAAGTAAAACGTTCTTCCTAGGGGCGGGACTAGTGGTGAAAGCCCGGGTTTCAAGTAACAATTCAGTTCTCAGTGACTAGCTGCTTAACTTGTAGGGTTAGCTGgtttatttttggtgttagatatatatatacatacacggtatatgtatatatttgtataaatatatatattgtgagctgCTGTGTTGTGACCCAGCATTGGGCTGGGTGGGTAAAAGGTTCCTGCCTCTCCTATACTCAGTGTTGCtgtaaattttccccttcccccaCTCTCTACATTGttacactttattttcttttctaatCTTGTGCCCTTCCATTTCTCCAACTCTTCTGCTAGATTAGTTTctgcatttagatacaattgtaacaatttaagctaagcaatgaaacaattgaaactatttaagataagtaggtcacatgggagaactgagactttctGCTTACAATATCACTTGCATTAGTTAAACTAACATAAAACATGactctaaaacccccagaaatgtgttcaaactttaacaaCCTGCCAAATGGAGattgtatttagggggtgtggtcataaatgggcgtggtcaaatgtCACCggatctttttatccctctttccatttttcaaatggtgggagctagtgtcggactggagtaatgggggcccaccaggactgccacatgaaggccCCTCCAAGCAGTCACCGGGGGCCCGTTCCTGGTTTACCTCTGTGCGCCTCCCTCTCGCGCCTCTCTCTCCATCTGCGCGCTCCTGCGCGAATGCTGGTGCGGCATGCACCTGAACGAACGCCTGTGCAGTGTGCGACTGCACAAACTCCCTTGCACTGCGTGCCTGCGCTGAACGTTGGAGCGCAGAGACTTTTTTCAAGGAGGAACCCGATCGGGAAACATGGCTGGGCCGGCGGGGGGTGTTTTTTCCACTGCGCTTAAAAATCAGCGTCAGAGCGGGTCAATGGGGGGCAGAatcactagtgcattgagcgcaattcCACTCTTTGCACTAGatgagccaaatttctgggttaaaacccagaaattctgctcttaaagttacaagaggcggctttttgacGCCCCTTGCAACTGGCCACTCGCTGCTGCCTGAGACAAgaatctcaccttgcctcatggcaggggCGGCCCTGGTTGGGAGTTATGTTTTATGTTAAGAGTTATGTTTTATCTCACCTTTCCTCATGGCAGGAGAAGCCCTACTTAAAAGGAAGCTATGCTAAATATTTTACCATGGGAGGAACAGGTTCTCTTATAGGTCAGAGTGAGAAGATTCTagcacaggagtgcccatactttactaatacaaGGTCTACTGGGGAGTGATATTGTCTCATTATGATCTttttccataaaagcattgttagcattctgttccatggaaaatattaatttaataataatttatgagaaaatgtatattaaacaactatttcttatgtaactaacataatctgaatgaaaagcatgaaataggagggtgatttagacaagctgtttgttgacagtgacttgagatctactgatcaccagctaaaggtctactggtagatcccaatctaccttttagGCACCCCTGCCCTAAACAACTGAAATCTCTCTCCAACAAGGAAGGACTGAGACTCCTGTGAAGAACCATACTATGTGCTTTAAAACCT
The Xenopus laevis strain J_2021 chromosome 9_10S, Xenopus_laevis_v10.1, whole genome shotgun sequence DNA segment above includes these coding regions:
- the rpl13a.S gene encoding 60S ribosomal protein L13a, with translation MAGAENKKLMRDIAKISLPGLHKSAGGFKSARQVLIIDGRGHLLGRLAAIVAKQVLLGRKVVVVRCEGINISGNFYRNKLKYLAFLRKRMNTNPSRGPYHFRAPSRIFWRTVRGMLPHKTKRGQAALERLKVFDGIPPPYDKRKRMVVPAALKIVRLKPTRKFAFLGRLAHEVGWKYQAVTATLEEKRKVKAKLHYNKKKIIVKLRKQAEKNVESKISKYTDVLKQYGILV